From a region of the Cucumis sativus cultivar 9930 chromosome 6, Cucumber_9930_V3, whole genome shotgun sequence genome:
- the LOC101212481 gene encoding dehydrin DHN1 produces the protein MADYDNKKVEEGVQEGGVEATDRGLFDFLGKKKEEEQAEKPSVHEEEVVVVTEQMEKVEVSEPSHKVEQEEEEKKPSLLEKLTRSDSSSSSSSDEEEGEDGEKKKKKKKGLKEKLKEKLGGGEEEKKEEEAKKHEHEHEHEAVPIPVEKVEEAAHPEEKKGFLDKIKEKLPGHSKKPEEAPEAPAPCATEAAAPPHHHEEDQGKEKKGFLEKIKEKLPGYHAKEDQEKHKEEAASH, from the exons CAAGAAGGTCGAGGAGGGTGTTCAAGAGGGTGGTGTCGAGGCCACGGATCGTGGGCTCTTTGATTTCTtggggaagaagaaagaggaagagcAGGCCGAGAAGCCCTCTGTTCATGAGGAAGAGGTGGTTGTAGTTACTGAGCAGATGGAGAAAGTTGAAGTTTCTGAACCTTCTCATAAGGttgaacaagaagaagaagagaagaagccTAGTCTCTTGGAGAAACTCACCCGATCCGATAGCAGCTCTAGCTCT TCTAGCGATGAGGAGGAAGGAGAGGAcggagagaagaaaaagaagaagaagaagggattGAAAGAGAAGTTGAAGGAGAAGCtaggaggaggagaagaggaaaagaaggaagaagaagctaaAAAGCACGAGCACGAGCACGAACACGAAGCAGTGCCCATCCCAGTGGAGAAGGTGGAAGAGGCAGCACATCCagaggaaaagaaagggtTCCTAGACAAGATCAAGGAGAAGCTTCCAGGCCACAGCAAGAAGCCAGAGGAAGCTCCAGAAGCGCCGGCTCCGTGCGCCACCGAGGCTGCAGCTCCTCCTCATCATCATGAAGAAGatcaaggaaaagaaaagaagggatttttggagaaaataaaGGAGAAACTCCCAGGGTATCACGCTAAGGAGGATCAAGAGAAGCACAAGGAGGAGGCAGCTTCTcattga
- the LOC116404508 gene encoding uncharacterized protein LOC116404508 yields the protein MGNQKGRSLSGGDDVLTQALGGKDRLGILRGVGKYVTKKKYFHTPMESKEGNEEMTVYEEHDQMAKRIIELEAELHRMKKDECAKGDEEEQDPSMCSKGTPSVEGVSDDETEDVASDSVPDKAADVVTEVNKEENVGDTRSSDLKVGTPCMLAFETEDTIIAHGTIFDAEGDGENIKVSVDVVLDGQCVIPKPTKEGVTKLTHEVGSHLMWPRHLVLTRNDKVIVYFIVLEFLCIKLY from the exons ATGGGCAACCAGAAGGGACGTAGTTTATCTGGTGGTGACGATGTTCTCACCCAGGCATTGGGAGGGAAAGATCGTCTGGGCATACTTCGAGGCGTGGGGAAGTACGTgactaagaaaaaatatttccataCCCCAATGGAATCTAAAGAAGGTAATGAGGAGATGACAGTGTATGAGGAACATGATCAAATGGCCAAACGAATTATCGAGCTAGAAGCGGAGTTGCatagaatgaaaaaagatgAGTGTGCGaaaggagatgaagaagaacaagaCCCTAGTATGTGTTCGAAAGGAACACCATCAGTTGAAGGGGTTTCAGATGATGAGACTGAAGACGTAGCCTCTGATTCAGTACCAGATAAAGCGGCTGACGTTGTGACAGAAgtgaacaaagaagaaaatgtggGGGACACAAGATCAAGTGACTTGAAG GTTGGAACTCCGTGTATGCTTGCGTTTGAAACTGAAGATACTATCATTGCACATGGGACAATATTTGATGCTGAAGGTGACGGTGAGAACATCAAGGTATCAGTGGATGTTGTCCTCGATGGCCAATGTGTGATTCCGAAACCGACAAAGGAAGGAGTCACCAAACTGACGCATGAAGTCGGATCACATTTAATGTGGCCACGACATCTTGTTCTTACTAGGAATGATAAGGTAATTGTCTATTTTATTGTGTTGGAGTTTTTATGCATCAAATTATACTAA
- the LOC116404661 gene encoding uncharacterized protein LOC116404661 produces the protein MGSSIQLNTPSEVFGVKRKCCIMVESLRDFSSMQPICTSCLDAYMMYLHTIMVQGRSSSLFKFMDAGSVSYSSYKQSHAQLLNARLLGAEYDQVVLFPYNSGNHWTLVVVNPTKGAAYWIDPLKNRIDGDMSEVLQMSFNISKKKKPNWKVVKCPKQNRVVECGYYVMRFMRDIISARSTSIVDVMKSLPPTYSQDEIDEVRSELAEFLSKHVHRA, from the exons ATGGGGTCATCGATTCAACTAAACACTCCTTCAGAGGTATTCGGTGTGAAGAGAAAATGTTGCATTATGGTTGAGTCACTGAGGGATTTCTCGTCAATGCAGCCAATATGCACATCATGCCTAGATGCTTACATGAT GTACCTTCACACAATTATGGTACAAGGACGAAGTTCAAGCTTGTTCAAGTTCATGGATGCCGGATCTGTAAGTTACTCGAGTTACAAACAATCGCATGCGCAGTTGTTGAATGCTCGACTTCTCGGAGCCGAGTATGACCAAGTAGTATTGTTCCCATACAACTCTGG CAATCACTGGACATTGGTCGTTGTTAATCCTACAAAGGGTGCTGCATATTGGATTGACCCGTTGAAGAATCGGATTGACGGAGACATGAGTGAAGTGCTTCAAAT GTcattcaatatatcaaagaagaaaaaaccaaattggAAGGTTGTTAAG TGTCCCAAACAAAATAGGGTGGTAGAATGCGGGTACTATGTTATGCGATTCATGCGGGACATAATTTCTGCGAGGAGTACTTCAATTGTAGATGTC ATGAAAAGTTTACCTCCTACGTACTCTCAAGATGAAATCGATGAAGTTAGATCGGAATTGGCGGAGTTCCTTTCTAAGCACGTACATCGTGCTTAG
- the LOC101206698 gene encoding neutral ceramidase 2 encodes MATVVVAVSWCVNGDWLVGVGSFDMTGPAAEVNMMGYANMDQNTAGIHFRLRARTFVVASSVDGPRIAFVNLDAGMASQLVTIKVLERLKSSILVQRFGDVYTEENVAISGIHTHAGPGGYLQYLVYSITSLGFVQQSFDAIVNAIEQSIIQAHESLKPGFILFNKGEVENAGINRSPSAYLMNPEEERAKYANNVDKEMSILKFVDGENGNSIGAFSWFPTHGTSMSRDNKLISGDNKGAAARFFEDWAASNRRTTTTPSNNTSGIEDLMKKAGKIKATGGKRCSKTSSKSSKVRKNDGSLFVGAFCQSNVGDVTPNVLGAFCTDSGNPCDFNHSSCHGSDLLCVGRGPGFPDEILSTKIIGERQFLKAADLFTTATEKLTGEIDFRHVYLNFTDIEVAIDGNNVVRTCPAALGPGFAAGTTDGPGAFGFQQGDTEINKLWKQLRDSLKKPSEFQVGCQKPKTVLLDTGEMFEPYAWAPAILPIQILRLGNLIILSVPGEFTTMAGRRLREAVKETLISNGNGVFDDDTHVVIAGLTNTYSQYVATFEEYEQQRYEAASTLYGPHTLSAYIQEFKKLAIAIAKGEKIAKPIASPPDLSSVQLRLVMDPFGESPPNGVNFGDIQQDVELPKDGWFKTGSKQKPTATFWSANPRFDLLTEGTYALVERLEKQRWTPAYDDDDFSLFFKWKLDNTFINNLVTIEWDIPIDADPGVYRLRHFGSSRSTINSTNVYFTGASRAFAVF; translated from the exons ATGGCCACTGTAGTTGTAGCTGTGAGTTGGTGTGTCAATGGAGATTGGTTGGTCGGCGTCGGGAGCTTCGACATGACTGGCCCGGCAGCCGAAGTGAACATGATGGGGTATGCGAACATGGATCAGAACACGGCAGGGATTCATTTTAGGCTGAGAGCCAGGACGTTTGTTGTTGCTAGCAGTGTTGATGGACCCAGAATTGCGTTTGTTAATTTGGATGCTGGAATGGCTTCCCAATTGGTCACCATTAAAGTGCTTGAAAGGCTCAAATCTag tattttggtgcAAAGGTTTGGAGATGTATACACAGAAGAGAACGTAGCAATAAGTGGAATCCATACACATGCCGGCCCAGGCGGCTACTTACAGTACTTAGTTTACTCAATAACATCCCTCGGCTTCGTTCAACAATCCTTCGACGCCATCGTCAACGCCATTGAACAGAGCATCATTCAAGCTCACGAAAGCCTCAAGCCAGGGTTCATCTTATTCAACAAAG GGGAAGTTGAAAATGCGGGGATTAACAGAAGCCCAAGTGCTTACCTTATGAACCCGGAAGAAGAACGAGCTAAATATGCAAACAATGTGGATAAAGAAATGAGTATTCTGAAGTTTGTTGATGGAGAAAATGGGAATAGCATTGGGGCATTTAGTTGGTTCCCAACGCATGGGACTTCCATGAGTAGAGATAATAAGTTGATTAGTGGTGATAATAAAGGTGCTGCTGCTAGGTTTTTCGAAGATTGGGCCGCCTCTAATCGTCGAACCACCACAACCCCCTCAAATAATACTTCGG GAATTGAAGATTTAATGAAGAAAGCAGGGAAGATAAAGGCCACAGGTGGAAAACGATGCAGCAAAACAAGTAGCAAATCATCAAAAGTGAGGAAGAACGACGGATCTCTCTTCGTAGGAGCATTTTGCCAATCCAACGTCGGCGACGTAACACCGAACGTACTTGGCGCATTTTGCACTGATTCAGGAAACCCCTGCGACTTCAATCACTCATCTTGCCACGGCAGTGACCTTCTGTGCGTAGGCCGCGGCCCTGG GTTCCCAGATGAAATTCTTAGCACAAAGATCATTGGGGAGAGACAGTTCTTGAAAGCAGCTGATTTGTTCACAACAGCTACAGAGAAACTAACAGGGGAGATTGATTTTCGGCATGTGTATTTGAATTTCACAGACATTGAAGTTGCAATTGATGGGAATAATGTTGTCAGGACATGTCCAGCTGCTCTTGGCCCGGGTTTTGCCGCTGGAACTACGGATGGTCCTGGTGCGTTTGGCTTTCAACAGGGTGATACTGAG ATCAATAAGTTGTGGAAGCAGTTGAGAGATTCATTGAAGAAACCCAGTGAGTTTCAGGTTGGCTGTCAGAAGCCGAAGACGGTTTTGTTGGACACCGGCGAGATGTTTGAACCTTATGCTTGGGCG CCAGCAATTCTTCCAATTCAAATTCTCAGGCTAGGAAACTTGATCATACTCTCAGTGCCAGGAG AGTTCACAACAATGGCTGGCCGACGGCTAAGGGAAGCAGTAAAGGAAACTCTAATTAGCAATGGAAATGGAGTGTTTGATGATGATACCCACGTTGTGATTGCAGGGCTTACAAATACTTACTCTCAATATGTCGCAACTTTTGAAGAATATGAACAACAAAGATATGAA GCTGCCTCAACTCTCTATGGGCCACACACTCTATCAGCATACATACAAGAGTTCAAGAAACTAGCAATAGCAATAGCCAAAGGTGAAAAAATTGCCAAACCAATTGCCTCACCACCAGACCTTTCCTCTGTCCAACTCCGACTCGTAATGGACCCTTTTGGAGAATCTCCCCCGAATGGTGTAAACTTTGGAGACATTCAACAAGACGTCGAATTACCAAAAGACGGTTGGTTCAAAACTGGGAGCAAACAAAAGCCAACTGCCACATTTTGGAGTGCAAACCCAAGATTTGACCTCTTAACCGAAGGGACGTATGCCTTGGTCGAAAGGCTAGAGAAACAACGATGGACACCGGCATATGATGACGATGATTTCtccttgttttttaaatggaaattAGACAACACGTTTATCAACAACTTAGTCACTATTGAATGGGACATACCGATAGACGCCGATCCAGGTGTGTATAGGCTTCGACACTTTGGATCATCGAGGAGTACCATAAACTCAACCAACGTATATTTCACTGGAGCATCTCGTGCATTTGCTGTGTTCTAA
- the LOC101212881 gene encoding alcohol dehydrogenase-like 7 isoform X1 translates to MEQKLGMNGGKPIRCRAAVCRKAGEALMMEDIMVAPPLPHEVRIRIICTSLCHTDIKYWKMKDPPGIVPRIFGHEAVGEVESVGVEVSEVKQGDFVIPTFMAECEECRDCTSSKSNLCSKQPFKLSQGMPQCGTSRFTDLKGEVLHHFMFVSSFSEYTVVDVTHLTKLDPVLISPDKACLLGCGVSTGVGAAWRTANVEKGSTVAIFGLGTVGLAVAQGARICGAARIIGIDVNPHKLTLAKEFGVTEVVNSGNIGDKSVSQVINEMTDGGADYCFECVGLSSLIKEAFACCRKGWGKTILFGVEDQASLLGVKCIDAIFQGKMLIGCIYGGLKPKSDIPTLLQWYIDKKLELDLFITHEVGFEDINKAFSLLSEGQCLRCVIWMTK, encoded by the exons ATGGAACAAAAATTGGGGATGAACGGCGGTAAGCCCATCCGGTGCAGAG CGGCGGTCTGCCGGAAGGCTGGGGAGGCGCTGATGATGGAGGACATAATGGTGGCTCCGCCGTTGCCTCATGAGGTTCGGATACGGATCATTTGCACCTCTCTCTGTCATACCGATATCAAATATTGGAAAATGAAG GATCCTCCGGGGATTGTTCCAAGAATTTTTGGCCATGAAGCTGTAGG GGAGGTTGAGAGTGTAGGAGTTGAAGTAAGTGAAGTAAAGCAAGGTGATTTTGTGATACCAACATTCATGGCTGAGTGTGAAGAATGTAGAGATTGTACGTCAAGTAAGAGCAATCTTTGCTCTAAACAACCTTTTAAGCTCTCTCAAGGGATGCCTCAATGTGGGACAAGTAGGTTCACGGATCTTAAGGGAGAGGTTTTGCatcattttatgtttgtttcaAGTTTCAGCGAGTACACTGTGGTGGATGTTACTCATCTCACTAAGCTTGATCCTGTTCTCATCTCTCCTGACAAGGCATGCCTCCTAGGTTGTGGCGTATCGACAG GGGTGGGAGCTGCTTGGAGAACAGCAAATGTGGAGAAGGGATCTACTGTTGCCATTTTTGGGCTTGGGACTGTGGGCTTAGCA GTTGCTCAAGGAGCAAGAATATGTGGAGCAGCTAGAATCATTGGAATAGATGTCAACCCACATAAATTAACATTGG CAAAAGAGTTTGGAGTCACAGAGGTTGTTAATTCTGGAAACATTGGAGACAAATCTGTGAGCCAG GTAATCAATGAGATGACGGATGGGGGTGCAGACTATTGCTTTGAATGTGTTGGATTAAGTTCCTTAATCAAGGAAGCATTTGCATGCTGCAGAAAG GGTTGGgggaaaacaattttatttggtGTGGAGGACCAAGCGTCACTTTTAGGTGTCAAATGTATAGATGCCATTTTTCAAGGGAAAATGTTGATAGGATGCATATATGGTGGACTTAAGCCCAAATCAGACATTCCCACACTCCTTCAATGGTACATTGATAAG AAATTAGAATTGGATTTATTTATCACACATGAAGTTGGGTTTGAAGACATCAACAAAGCTTTCAGTTTGCTAAGTGAAGGCCAATGCCTGAGGTGTGTGATCTGGATGACCAAATAA
- the LOC101212881 gene encoding alcohol dehydrogenase-like 7 isoform X2: MMEDIMVAPPLPHEVRIRIICTSLCHTDIKYWKMKDPPGIVPRIFGHEAVGEVESVGVEVSEVKQGDFVIPTFMAECEECRDCTSSKSNLCSKQPFKLSQGMPQCGTSRFTDLKGEVLHHFMFVSSFSEYTVVDVTHLTKLDPVLISPDKACLLGCGVSTGVGAAWRTANVEKGSTVAIFGLGTVGLAVAQGARICGAARIIGIDVNPHKLTLAKEFGVTEVVNSGNIGDKSVSQVINEMTDGGADYCFECVGLSSLIKEAFACCRKGWGKTILFGVEDQASLLGVKCIDAIFQGKMLIGCIYGGLKPKSDIPTLLQWYIDKKLELDLFITHEVGFEDINKAFSLLSEGQCLRCVIWMTK, from the exons ATGATGGAGGACATAATGGTGGCTCCGCCGTTGCCTCATGAGGTTCGGATACGGATCATTTGCACCTCTCTCTGTCATACCGATATCAAATATTGGAAAATGAAG GATCCTCCGGGGATTGTTCCAAGAATTTTTGGCCATGAAGCTGTAGG GGAGGTTGAGAGTGTAGGAGTTGAAGTAAGTGAAGTAAAGCAAGGTGATTTTGTGATACCAACATTCATGGCTGAGTGTGAAGAATGTAGAGATTGTACGTCAAGTAAGAGCAATCTTTGCTCTAAACAACCTTTTAAGCTCTCTCAAGGGATGCCTCAATGTGGGACAAGTAGGTTCACGGATCTTAAGGGAGAGGTTTTGCatcattttatgtttgtttcaAGTTTCAGCGAGTACACTGTGGTGGATGTTACTCATCTCACTAAGCTTGATCCTGTTCTCATCTCTCCTGACAAGGCATGCCTCCTAGGTTGTGGCGTATCGACAG GGGTGGGAGCTGCTTGGAGAACAGCAAATGTGGAGAAGGGATCTACTGTTGCCATTTTTGGGCTTGGGACTGTGGGCTTAGCA GTTGCTCAAGGAGCAAGAATATGTGGAGCAGCTAGAATCATTGGAATAGATGTCAACCCACATAAATTAACATTGG CAAAAGAGTTTGGAGTCACAGAGGTTGTTAATTCTGGAAACATTGGAGACAAATCTGTGAGCCAG GTAATCAATGAGATGACGGATGGGGGTGCAGACTATTGCTTTGAATGTGTTGGATTAAGTTCCTTAATCAAGGAAGCATTTGCATGCTGCAGAAAG GGTTGGgggaaaacaattttatttggtGTGGAGGACCAAGCGTCACTTTTAGGTGTCAAATGTATAGATGCCATTTTTCAAGGGAAAATGTTGATAGGATGCATATATGGTGGACTTAAGCCCAAATCAGACATTCCCACACTCCTTCAATGGTACATTGATAAG AAATTAGAATTGGATTTATTTATCACACATGAAGTTGGGTTTGAAGACATCAACAAAGCTTTCAGTTTGCTAAGTGAAGGCCAATGCCTGAGGTGTGTGATCTGGATGACCAAATAA
- the LOC101212881 gene encoding alcohol dehydrogenase-like 7 isoform X3, translating to MEQKLGMNGGKPIRCRAAVCRKAGEALMMEDIMVAPPLPHEVRIRIICTSLCHTDIKYWKMKDPPGIVPRIFGHEAVGEVESVGVEVSEVKQGDFVIPTFMAECEECRDCTSSKSNLCSKQPFKLSQGMPQCGTSRFTDLKGEVLHHFMFVSSFSEYTVVDVTHLTKLDPVLISPDKACLLGCGVSTGVGAAWRTANVEKGSTVAIFGLGTVGLAVAQGARICGAARIIGIDVNPHKLTLAKEFGVTEVVNSGNIGDKSVSQVINEMTDGGADYCFECVGLSSLIKEAFACCRKGWGKTILFGVEDQASLLGVKCIDAIFQGKMLIGCIYGGLKPKSDIPTLLQWYIDKNM from the exons ATGGAACAAAAATTGGGGATGAACGGCGGTAAGCCCATCCGGTGCAGAG CGGCGGTCTGCCGGAAGGCTGGGGAGGCGCTGATGATGGAGGACATAATGGTGGCTCCGCCGTTGCCTCATGAGGTTCGGATACGGATCATTTGCACCTCTCTCTGTCATACCGATATCAAATATTGGAAAATGAAG GATCCTCCGGGGATTGTTCCAAGAATTTTTGGCCATGAAGCTGTAGG GGAGGTTGAGAGTGTAGGAGTTGAAGTAAGTGAAGTAAAGCAAGGTGATTTTGTGATACCAACATTCATGGCTGAGTGTGAAGAATGTAGAGATTGTACGTCAAGTAAGAGCAATCTTTGCTCTAAACAACCTTTTAAGCTCTCTCAAGGGATGCCTCAATGTGGGACAAGTAGGTTCACGGATCTTAAGGGAGAGGTTTTGCatcattttatgtttgtttcaAGTTTCAGCGAGTACACTGTGGTGGATGTTACTCATCTCACTAAGCTTGATCCTGTTCTCATCTCTCCTGACAAGGCATGCCTCCTAGGTTGTGGCGTATCGACAG GGGTGGGAGCTGCTTGGAGAACAGCAAATGTGGAGAAGGGATCTACTGTTGCCATTTTTGGGCTTGGGACTGTGGGCTTAGCA GTTGCTCAAGGAGCAAGAATATGTGGAGCAGCTAGAATCATTGGAATAGATGTCAACCCACATAAATTAACATTGG CAAAAGAGTTTGGAGTCACAGAGGTTGTTAATTCTGGAAACATTGGAGACAAATCTGTGAGCCAG GTAATCAATGAGATGACGGATGGGGGTGCAGACTATTGCTTTGAATGTGTTGGATTAAGTTCCTTAATCAAGGAAGCATTTGCATGCTGCAGAAAG GGTTGGgggaaaacaattttatttggtGTGGAGGACCAAGCGTCACTTTTAGGTGTCAAATGTATAGATGCCATTTTTCAAGGGAAAATGTTGATAGGATGCATATATGGTGGACTTAAGCCCAAATCAGACATTCCCACACTCCTTCAATGGTACATTGATAAG aATATGTAA